In one window of Gopherus evgoodei ecotype Sinaloan lineage chromosome 9, rGopEvg1_v1.p, whole genome shotgun sequence DNA:
- the TRA2B gene encoding transformer-2 protein homolog beta: MSDSGEQNYGERESRSASRSGSAHGSGKSARHTPARSRSKEDSRRSRSKSRSRSESRSRSRRSSRRHYTRSRSRSRSHRRSRSRSYSRDYRRRHSHSHSPMSTRRRHVGNRANPDPNCCLGVFGLSLYTTERDLREVFSKYGPIADVSIVYDQQSRRSRGFAFVYFENVDDAKEAKERANGMELDGRRIRVDFSITKRPHTPTPGIYMGRPTYGSSRRRDYYDRGYDRGYDDREYYSRSYRGGGGGGGGGWRAAQDRDQIYRRRSPSPYYSRGGYRSRSRSRSYSPRRY, translated from the exons ATGAGCGACAGCGGGGAGCAGAACTACGGCGAGCGG GAATCCCGTTCTGCTTCCAGAAGCGGAAGTGCTCATGGGTCCGGCAAGTCTGCAAGGCACACTCCTGCAAGATCTCGATCCAAGGAGGACTCCAGGCGATCCAGGTCAAAATCTAGATCCAGGTCTGAATCAAG ATCTAGGTCAAGGAGGAGTTCTCGTAGACACTATACAAGATCACGCTCTCGTTCCCGCTCTCACAGGAGGTCCCGGAGCAGGTCTTATAGTCGGGATTATCGACGACGACACAGTCACAGCCATTCCCCTATGTCTACTCGTAGGCGTCATGTTGGAAACAGG GCAAATCCTGACCCAAACTGTTGTCTCGGTGTGTTTGGATTGAGTCTATACACCACAGAAAGGGACCTGAGAGAAGTGTTCTCCAAGTATGGCCCAATTGCTGATGTTTCCATTGTGTATGACCAGCAGTCTCGGCGTTCAAGAGGATTTGCATTTgtgtattttgaaaatgttgatgatGCAAAGGAG GCTAAAGAGCGTGCCAATGGAATGGAACTTGATGGGAGAAGAATCCGGGTAGATTTCTCCATAACAAAAAGGCCTCACACCCCTACACCTGGAATCTACATGGGGAGACCAACTTA TGGCAGCTCCCGACGAAGAGATTACTATGACAGAGGGTATGACAGAGGATATGATGATCGTGAATATTACAGCAGATCTTATAG aggaggtggtggaggaggaggaggaggatggagagcTGCCCAGGACAGGGATCAGATCTACAG GAGAAGATCACCATCCCCATACTACAGCCGAGGAGGTTACAGATCTCGCTCCAGGTCTCGATCCTATTCACCTC GTCGCTATTAA